Proteins encoded together in one Impatiens glandulifera chromosome 1, dImpGla2.1, whole genome shotgun sequence window:
- the LOC124922207 gene encoding protein LHCP TRANSLOCATION DEFECT — MASVQLVILPSKCHNSLQSSPSGSAPNLPRIGSQFLGLKKNLAWSRPRPSRLGPNSGGRTVCWFRFGKNGVDAEGAGIYGSQSRDDFDRDDVEQYFNYMGMLAVEGTYDKMEALLNQNIHPVDILLMLAASEADKPKIEELMKAGAKITVKDAEGRTAIDRALNDEIKNFILSFSASAKKA, encoded by the exons ATGGCTTCAGTCCAACTAGTAATTCTCCCTTCAAAATGCCATAATTCTCTTCAATCTTCTCCATCTGGGTCTGCTCCAAACCTACCCAGAATCGGGTCTCAGTTTCTGGGTCTTAAGAAGAATCTTGCATGGTCGAGACCCAGACCATCCAGACTAGGACCCAATTCCGGTGGTAGAACAGTATGCTGGTTTAGGTTTGGCAAGAACGGTGTTGATGCCGAAGGTGCCGGAATCTATGGTAGTCAGTCCAGGGATGATTTCGACCGTGACGATGTCGAACAG TATTTTAACTACATGGGAATGCTAGCGGTTGAGGGTACATATGATAAAATGGAAGCTCTTTTGAATCAAAACATTCATCCTGTTGATATTTTACTAATGTTAGCTGCATCTGAAGCTGACAAGCCAAAAATTGAGGAGCTGATGAAAGCTGGTGCCAAAATCACTGTCAAGGATGCTGAAGGACGAACCGCCATTGATAGGGCACTCAACGATGAGATCAAGAATTTTATTCTTAGTTTTTCTGCCTCTGCCAAGAAGGCATGA
- the LOC124922206 gene encoding ras-related protein Rab11B-like has product MGAYRSDDDYDYLFKLVLIGDSGVGKSNLLSRFTRNEFNLESKSTIGVEFATRSIRVDDKVIKAQIWDTAGQERYRAITSAYYRGAVGALLVFDVTRHITFENVERWLKELRDHTDANIVIMLVGNKADLEHLRAVSTDETKAFAERERTFFMETSALESRNVENAFTEVLTQIHQIVSKKALEVGDDPTALPKGQTINVGKDDPSAAKKVGCCSV; this is encoded by the exons ATGGGAGCTTATAGATCCGACGATGATTATGATTATCTCTTCAAACTCGTACTGATCGGTGACTCAGGCGTCGGCAAATCGAACCTACTCTCTAGATTCACCAGGAACGAATTCAACCTCGAATCGAAGTCCACTATAGGAGTCGAATTCGCTACTCGAAGCATCCGTGTTGATGATAAGGTCATCAAGGCTCAGATTTGGGACACCGCCGGCCAAGAGAG ATATCGAGCAATTACAAGTGCATATTATCGAGGAGCTGTAGGAGCATTACTTGTTTTCGATGTAACTCGTCACATAACATTCGAGAACGTAGAGAGATGGTTAAAGGAACTCCGTGATCATACAGATGCTAACATTGTAATAATGCTTGTTGGTAACAAGGCAGATCTGGAACATCTTCGAGCAGTTTCAACAGATGAAACAAAGGCATTTGCTGAAAGAGAAAGAACATTCTTCATGGAAACATCTGCATTGGAATCTAGAAATGTTGAAAATGCATTCACTGAAGTTCTTACTCAAATTCATCAGATTGTTAGCAAGAAAGCCCTTGAAGTTGGAGATGATCCGACCGCGTTACCCAAGGGACAAACGATCAATGTTGGGAAGGATGATCCTTCGGCTGCGAAGAAAGTGGGATGCTGTTCGGTATAA
- the LOC124922205 gene encoding chloroplastic lipocalin: protein MVPHVLVLRSPPIIIHPHSVSIPKSRRTPEKAVVNCAFGMHLPSKDNITRQLVTGVAASILFLSQTSPAVGVDLSQHSNLWQLANATDNAVVPFPLDPGSDKGNGMMMMMMRGMTAKNFDPIRYSGRWFEVASLKRGFAGQGQEDCHCTQGLYTVDVNAAAIQVDTFCVHGGPDGYITGIRGKVQCLSEEEKEKNESDLEKTEAISEKCFLRFPTLPFIPKEPYDVIATDYDNYALVSGAKDKSFIQIYSRQPNPGTAFIEKYKNYLADFGYDPNMIKDTPQDCEMMSDSKLTAMMSLNGMQQALTNQFPDLELKAAVAFNPFTSVFDTLKKLIELYFKL from the exons ATGGTGCCCCATGTTCTAGTTCTACGATCACCGCCGATAATCATTCATCCGCATTCTGTATCTATACCTAAATCCAG GAGAACACCTGAAAAGGCAGTGGTAAACTGTGCATTTGGGATGCATTTACCAAGTAAGGATAATATTACTAGACAATTGGTAACCGGAGTAGCTGCATCTATTCTATTTCTCTCCCAAACAAGTCCG GCAGTTGGTGTAGATCTTTCGCAGCATAGCAACTTATGGCAGCTAGCAAATGCAACCGACAATGCTGTGGTTCCTTTTCCACTTGACCCGGGGTCTGACAAAGGAAAtggaatgatgatgatgatgatgagggGTATGACAGCGAAAAATTTCGATCCTATCAGATATTCGGGAAGGTGGTTTGAAGTTGCCTCACTTAAACGCGGTTTTGCTGGACAAGGTCAAGAAGATTGCCATTGCACCCAG GGATTATATACAGTTGATGTAAATGCAGCTGCTATTCAAGTAGACACCTTTTGTGTTCATGGAGGACCTGATGGATATATCACAGGGATAAGAGGAAAGGTCCAATGCTTAtcagaagaagaaaaggaaaagaatgAATCTGATCTCGAAAAAACAGAAGCCATCAGTGAAAAGTGTTTTCTTCGTTTTCCTACCCTCCCCTTCATTCCCAAAGAACCTTACGATGTAATCGCTACTGATTACGACAACTATGCTCTCGTATCCGGGGCAAAAGACAAGAGTTTCATTCAG ATATACTCGAGACAACCTAATCCGGGCACTGCGTTTATAGAGAAGTACAAGAATTATCTGGCTGATTTTGGATACGATCCAAACATGATTAAAGACACTCCACAGGACTGTGAAATGATGTCTGATAGTAAACTAACTGCAATGATGTCTTTAAATGGAATGCAACAAGCTTTGACAAATCAATTTCCAGACCTTGAACTCAAAGCTGCAGTCGCGTTTAACCCCTTTACTAGCGTATTCGACACTCTCAAGAAGCTTATCGAGCTTTACTTCAAGCTATAA